From the genome of Nicotiana tabacum cultivar K326 chromosome 17, ASM71507v2, whole genome shotgun sequence:
GGGTGGTATATCAATTCATCCTAAATGAAAACATAGTTAAATAGTAATACTTATTATACCTCATGTGCATCTCTCCACTATACCATTGCATGTCAATTTTCTACTCTAAGGTTCCCTTCCAAATGCTGTTCCCTTCAGTTGCTTGGATTCCTCCCATTTCGTGATAAGAGTCAGCCAAGCAACTTCAGAAGTGTTTGCATATGGAAAATTAAGTAAAGAATGGTAGTTTGATAAATCAGAAAACAGGAGTTAACAAACTACTTCTGGTTCATTATGTCCTTTCAAGTGATACTACCTATTAAACTTCTATACAAGAGAGCTAATATCCCCTAGTTATGATTTCTTCTAATCCAAGGCTGAAGTAGCGTTATTTTGAAATAATCACATAATTACTTGGATACCAGGAATGGTATATGCACTCAATGGTCTAGCCGTCtagttgtgatattgatatttCACTATTGTTCAATTTTTGCAGCGGAGTGTAAAGGAAGATGTGGCAAATATAATAGCACCATTGCTGGTGAGACCAATAACACGCTGGCCATTCTACGCCTTCCTTGGTGGGGCCATGTTTTGCTTGTTAGCAAGCAGCACATGTCATTTACTTTCTTGCCATTCAGAGCGTTTATCATACATCATGCTGAGGCTCGATTATGCTGGTATCGCTGCCCTGATATCGACTTCATTTTACCCTCCCGTCTATTATTCCTTCATGTGTTACCCCTTCTTTTGCAACCTGTACCTGGGATTTATTACCCTCCTGGGAATTGGCACAATATTGGGTTCCCTCCTTCCTGTGTTCCAGACCCCAGAATATCGAACAATTCGAGCATCTCTATTCTTTGGAATGGGCTTTTCAGGTGCTGTACCTATTCTGCACAAGCTGGTTTTATTTTGGCACCAACCCGAGGCGCTTCACACAACTGGATATGAACTTTTGATGGCCATATTTTATGGCATTGGAGCGCTGGTATATGCCATACGAGTTCCAGAAAGATGGATGCCAGGGAAGTTTGATATCGCTGGCCACAGCCACCAACTATTTCATGTACTTGTTGTGGCAGGGGCTTATACTCATTACCATGCAGGGTTGGTTTATCTCCGGTGGCGGGACCTGCAAGGATGCTAAGAGCTATTCAAGAATGGAAAAATCAGTGAGAATCCTTTGTGATGCGTTAGGCTAGTTCAAATGTACGTAAATGTAGAGAAGATGTGTTTGTCCCTCTGTTGTTTGCCCATCTTCAGTAATAAATGTTCTCATTTAGCAGCGATTGTCACTCAATTATCCTGTAGTGTATTATCAGGCACAATATGTACTTTTGTATTATGTTTCGTGAGATCTGTATCTATGATTTTAGAGTTTCAACCACACTGAAAGTTAATAGGATCTCGTCCAGCTTAAAGTATCTTACACAATGAATTGATTTCGTGGAGTAAAGTTAGATTTGCTTGGAacatataaaaataaaaggaattccgaattctacagcctacagttATTTTATATTTGGTCTGAATAACTGGACAGTCAGTTTTCACCAGAATACAAACAGGGAATAAAACATAGAGAAATTGCTCTCGTTGAGAGTCGAACTCAAGACCTCCCGCTTACTAAACGGGTgctctaaccaactgagctacGAGAGCTTCTGATGCTTGTGTTTGGTctgtaatatatatattttcgcTCGCGCACAGCACACTAATCTAACATACTATCACGTGATGAACCAACTCCACCCAAAATTAAATCAAGATCCACCCCACCTGCTGGCTGCTGCACTTTTTAATCCGAACTGTTACCTTGTTAACACATACTATGGAAAACCAACTTTGACAACGAAACAATACACATGATATCGCTAATTAAGTGCCTACGGCCTAATTTAAGCAAGCAAAAAGCTAATTTTACATTCGTCATTGTGTAAGATGTAATTTTTTCCTGTTAAAAATGCAAATTTatttagctttttgcctatctaTTCTCCACATAATTGTTGAAGCAACAAAAGGTGTATTTAC
Proteins encoded in this window:
- the LOC107807422 gene encoding heptahelical transmembrane protein 4, coding for MGKDKVKIEEKLTGCEDQKLSGSKEGKGKRLWKKVKYQLVEYHSLPAYLKDNEYILGHYRAEWPLKQALLSIFTIHNETLNVWTHLIGFFLFLALTIYTAIKVPKVVDLHSLQNLPDVLRKADLHKLQSELLTCLPSLPHMPDLHRLRDGLLLSPSSWHILDLLTNCLPERFSLSNHTDVCVLRSVKEDVANIIAPLLVRPITRWPFYAFLGGAMFCLLASSTCHLLSCHSERLSYIMLRLDYAGIAALISTSFYPPVYYSFMCYPFFCNLYLGFITLLGIGTILGSLLPVFQTPEYRTIRASLFFGMGFSGAVPILHKLVLFWHQPEALHTTGYELLMAIFYGIGALVYAIRVPERWMPGKFDIAGHSHQLFHVLVVAGAYTHYHAGLVYLRWRDLQGC